A single Phragmites australis chromosome 4, lpPhrAust1.1, whole genome shotgun sequence DNA region contains:
- the LOC133915867 gene encoding ACT domain-containing protein ACR4-like, with amino-acid sequence MSMDEGYGPTWDSDDEYDNFIRKMNPPRIVVDNDSCADATIVRVDSANEYGILLEVIQVLIDLNLAISKAYITSDGGWFMDVFNVTDKEGKKLQDKTTIAQIEDYVRKSLGADSRYIPSRRRSVGVAAAADHNVIELTGTDRPGLLSEVSAVLASLKCNVVSAEVWTHNIRAAAVMQVNDEDTGLAITDTERLERIKERLSYLLRGSNLSRGAAMAVSSGTAATHIERRLHQMMLDDGDCEQLQQRAPDQFQRSNVTVRNWNDKDYSVVTIRCKDRPKLLFDTVCTLTDLHYVVFHANIDAKENQSYQEFYVRHVNGSPMNTETERLQVIQCLEAAIERRVSEGVKLELCTKDKVGLLSEVTRIFRENSLTVTRAEVSTRGRMAVNMFYVRGSAGEPVDQKTIDSIRQAIGQNIQVKGQPESPEPQKKESPTWFLFTNLFRPRSLYSFGLFMR; translated from the exons ATGAAGGCTACGGCCCTACCTGGGACAGCGACGACGAATACGACAACTTCATACGCAAGATGAACCCACCAAG GATTGTTGTCGATAACGATTCTTGCGCGGATGCGACGATTGTCAGG GTAGATAGTGCAAATGAATATGGGATACTACTAGAAGTGATCCAAGTCCTGATTGATCTGAACCTTGCGATAAGTAAGGCGTATATAACCTCAGATGGTGGATGGTTCATGGATG TCTTCAATGTAACTGACAAGGAAGGGAAGAAGCTCCAAGATAAGACAACCATTGCACAAATCGAAGACTATGTTAGAAAG TCCTTGGGTGCAGATTCAAGGTACATACCTTCGCGGCGGAGATCGGTAGGCGTTGCCGCTGCAGCTGACCACAATGTCATCGAGTTGACAGGGACAGACCGGCCAGGCCTTCTCTCTGAAGTCAGCGCGGTGCTGGCCAGCCTCAAGTGCAACGTGGTCAGCGCTGAGGTCTGGACCCATAACATCAGAGCTGCAGCCGTGATGCAGGTCAATGATGAGGACACAGGGTTGGCAATCACAGACACCGAGAGGCTGGAGAGGATCAAGGAGAGGCTGTCTTACCTGCTCCGAGGAAGCAATCTTTCCCGGGGAGCTGCCATGGCGGTGTCGTCAGGGACTGCCGCCACGCATATCGAGAGAAGACTGCACCAGATGATGCTTGATGATGGCGACTGTGAACAGCTCCAACAGCGTGCTCCGGATCAGTTTCAAAGGTCTAATGTCACCGTAAGGAATTGGAACGACAAGGACTACTCGGTGGTGACCATCCGGTGCAAGGACAGGCCCAAACTTCTGTTTGATACGGTTTGCACTCTGACAGACCTGCACTATGTTGTTTTCCACGCGAACATTGATGCCAAGGAAAATCAATCTTACCAG GAATTCTATGTAAGGCATGTGAATGGATCACCGATGAACACTGAAACTGAGAGATTGCAAGTCATCCAGTGCCTTGAAGCAGCTATTGAACGGAGGGTATCTGAG GGTGTCAAACTCGAGCTGTGCACTAAGGACAAAGTTGGCCTACTATCCGAGGTGACCCGCATCTTTCGCGAGAACAGTCTGACCGTCACAAGAGCGGAGGTAAGCACGAGAGGCAGGATGGCTGTCAACATGTTCTACGTTCGGGGTTCTGCAGGAGAGCCAGTAGATCAGAAGACGATAGACTCCATCAGGCAAGCCATAGGCCAGAACATTCAGGTGAAAGGCCAGCCTGAGTCACCAGAACCACAGAAGAAAGAGTCCCCCACATGGTTCCTCTTCACGAACTTGTTTCGGCCGAGGTCTCTCTACAGTTTCGGGTTGTTCATGCGTTGA